From a single Anaerolineales bacterium genomic region:
- a CDS encoding PQQ-dependent sugar dehydrogenase produces the protein MKQKFFMLTIMLIGIFSTPQGSQAYPPEARMMAANQIYLGFEQIASGLSQPVDITHAGDNSQNIYIVLLGGRIVIYNGSQILPTPFLDITSLVTSGGERGLLGLAFHPDYENNGYFYLNYTRTFNGQLQTVIARYQVSANPNIADGSSASILLTIDQDSSNHNGGQIHFGPDGYLYIGMGDGGGGGDPNNRAQNPNSLLGKMLRIDVDGAFPYAIPADNPFIQNGSVRDEIWAFGLRNPWRFSFDRDTGDLFIADVGQNQWEEVNFQPAASTGGENYGWSCFEGSHIYNATRDCDDYSTPTSPVIEYAHNQDNNGCSITGGYVYRGALHPQMYGIYLYGDFCSGKIWGATKNASVWTSNLIIDTDFSISAFGEDEAGELYLASYGNGAVYRLVPHIFADVPFNAFARPQIEAIYAAGITSGCSTDPLNYCPNQAVTRAQMAIFLLRGMHGSSYTPPPANGTVFNDVPPDSFAAAWIEELADEGITAGCGDGNYCPDRPVTRAQMAIFLLRAKYGSGYVPPDVGDGSGFNDVPVTSSGAAWIKQLAAEGITGGCGGGNYCPGQAVTRAQMAVFLQRTFNLPLP, from the coding sequence ATGAAACAAAAATTTTTCATGCTGACCATCATGCTGATTGGCATTTTCTCCACACCTCAAGGGTCCCAGGCATACCCGCCTGAAGCCCGAATGATGGCAGCAAACCAGATCTATTTGGGCTTTGAACAGATCGCTTCCGGTCTGTCCCAACCCGTGGATATCACACACGCCGGTGATAACTCCCAAAATATCTATATTGTCCTTCTAGGCGGGAGGATCGTCATCTACAACGGCAGCCAAATCCTGCCCACACCATTTCTGGATATCACATCCCTGGTAACGTCGGGTGGAGAGCGGGGATTGCTGGGGCTGGCATTCCACCCTGATTACGAAAATAACGGCTACTTTTATTTGAATTACACGCGCACCTTCAATGGTCAATTACAAACGGTCATCGCCCGTTATCAGGTCAGCGCCAATCCGAATATTGCGGATGGCTCCAGCGCAAGTATCCTGTTGACCATTGACCAGGATTCAAGCAACCACAACGGCGGGCAGATCCATTTTGGGCCCGACGGATATCTCTACATCGGCATGGGAGACGGCGGCGGCGGCGGTGATCCGAATAACCGCGCCCAGAATCCAAACTCCCTGCTGGGCAAGATGCTCCGCATCGACGTGGATGGCGCCTTTCCCTACGCCATCCCAGCCGACAATCCCTTCATTCAAAATGGCTCCGTACGGGATGAGATCTGGGCTTTCGGGCTGCGCAACCCCTGGCGCTTCTCGTTCGACAGAGATACGGGTGATCTATTTATTGCGGATGTGGGACAAAACCAATGGGAGGAGGTCAACTTTCAACCTGCCGCAAGTACGGGCGGCGAGAATTATGGCTGGTCATGTTTCGAGGGAAGCCACATCTATAATGCAACACGTGATTGCGATGATTACAGCACCCCGACCAGTCCTGTCATCGAGTATGCACACAATCAGGACAATAATGGATGTTCGATCACCGGCGGATATGTCTATCGAGGCGCATTGCACCCTCAGATGTATGGCATATATTTGTACGGCGACTTCTGCAGTGGAAAGATCTGGGGGGCAACAAAAAACGCTTCGGTCTGGACCTCGAACCTGATCATTGATACCGATTTCTCGATCTCCGCTTTCGGCGAGGATGAAGCAGGGGAACTGTATCTGGCATCGTACGGGAACGGGGCGGTCTATCGCCTCGTCCCACACATCTTCGCTGATGTGCCCTTCAATGCTTTCGCCCGCCCTCAGATCGAAGCCATCTATGCGGCTGGCATTACCAGTGGATGCAGTACCGATCCGCTTAACTATTGCCCCAACCAAGCCGTCACCCGCGCCCAGATGGCAATCTTTCTCCTGCGCGGCATGCATGGTTCATCCTATACGCCTCCTCCCGCAAACGGCACCGTGTTCAATGATGTTCCACCCGACTCCTTCGCCGCCGCCTGGATCGAGGAATTGGCAGATGAAGGAATTACTGCAGGTTGCGGTGACGGAAATTACTGTCCAGACAGACCGGTTACTCGCGCACAAATGGCGATCTTTCTTCTGCGTGCCAAGTACGGCAGCGGCTATGTTCCGCCCGATGTGGGGGATGGCAGCGGCTTTAATGATGTTCCCGTCACAAGCTCGGGTGCTGCATGGATCAAGCAGCTTGCAGCGGAGGGTATTACTGGAGGTTGCGGAGGCGGCAACTACTGTCCGGGTCAGGCGGTCACCCGTGCGCAGATGGCGGTCTTCCTGCAGCGCACGTTCAACCTGCCATTGCCGTAG
- the sufC gene encoding Fe-S cluster assembly ATPase SufC gives MSQLEIKNLHVSIEDKEILKGLSLTINQGEIHAIMGPNGTGKSTLAYTLMGHPNYTVTKGEILFKGKNVLELEPDERSREGIFLAFQYPVAIPGVTVANFLRSAINARRRAGNPEDKGMPIPEFRKMLKEKMDMLKMDHTFAGRYLNDGFSGGEKKRAEILQMATLRPEMAILDETDSGLDIDALRVVSEGVNALSGPDLGVLVITHYQRLLNYIKPHFVHVMMGGQIVESGGPELALHLEEHGYDWLREKAAEETA, from the coding sequence ATGTCGCAACTTGAGATCAAAAACCTGCACGTCAGCATCGAAGACAAGGAGATCCTGAAAGGACTTTCGCTCACCATCAATCAGGGCGAGATCCACGCCATCATGGGACCGAACGGCACGGGCAAATCCACGCTCGCCTACACCTTGATGGGTCACCCCAATTACACCGTCACAAAGGGTGAGATTCTTTTCAAGGGCAAGAACGTCCTTGAACTCGAACCCGATGAACGTTCCCGTGAGGGAATTTTTCTTGCCTTTCAGTACCCCGTCGCCATCCCCGGCGTGACCGTGGCGAACTTCCTGCGTTCGGCGATCAACGCCCGCCGCCGCGCCGGGAACCCCGAGGACAAAGGTATGCCCATCCCTGAATTCCGCAAGATGTTGAAGGAAAAGATGGACATGCTCAAGATGGACCACACCTTCGCCGGGCGCTATCTCAACGACGGCTTCTCCGGCGGCGAGAAGAAACGCGCCGAGATTTTGCAGATGGCAACCCTCAGACCGGAAATGGCTATTTTGGATGAAACAGATTCCGGCTTGGATATCGACGCGCTGCGTGTCGTCTCGGAGGGAGTCAACGCTCTTTCCGGACCCGATCTTGGCGTGCTGGTCATCACACATTATCAACGCCTGTTGAACTACATCAAGCCGCACTTCGTGCATGTGATGATGGGCGGACAGATCGTCGAATCCGGCGGACCCGAACTTGCCCTGCACCTCGAAGAGCACGGCTACGACTGGCTCCGCGAAAAAGCCGCTGAAGAGACTGCTTAA
- the sufD gene encoding Fe-S cluster assembly protein SufD, whose protein sequence is MQEKPKVTVSRGRRTDTAAKEFAFTQADVPSANGLASFRAAAWESFQKLSLPVTTDEAWRRTDIRLLPAPDFKLPKPGAFEDLPVVPEDLLKPLVGDQHGGQITLLPGGSNVELDEALAKKGVVFTDFRTAEKEHSDLLKKLIGQIVKPEDGKFAALASALSENGVLLYVPKGVQVEAPLHSVLWGPGGDLAHFSHLIVYVEDGASVTYVHEAASPDETGHALHAGIVELYVGNDANLRFVELQSWGRHVWNFSHERARVERGGELDWIFGAVGSRLTKNFSDLDLAGQGAQGRMSGFYFTDGTQHLDHDTQQNHLAANCTSDLLFKGALKGKSRSVWQGMIYVAPGAQKTDGYQANRNLVLDDQARADSIPGLEILADDVRCTHGATVGKLEQEPLFYLKSRGIPQREAEQLVVEGFFDPIMQRIPFEGVRERFQQAIQIKLSK, encoded by the coding sequence ATGCAGGAAAAACCAAAAGTTACCGTATCAAGAGGACGCCGAACCGATACAGCCGCAAAGGAATTTGCCTTCACGCAGGCGGATGTCCCCTCCGCGAACGGTCTCGCCTCTTTCCGCGCCGCAGCCTGGGAATCGTTCCAGAAACTTTCCCTCCCCGTCACCACGGACGAGGCTTGGCGTCGCACCGACATTCGATTATTGCCCGCGCCCGATTTCAAACTCCCCAAACCCGGCGCATTCGAAGATTTACCCGTTGTCCCCGAAGACTTGCTCAAGCCGCTCGTCGGTGACCAGCACGGCGGACAGATCACCCTCCTGCCCGGCGGCTCCAACGTGGAATTGGATGAAGCCCTCGCGAAGAAAGGCGTGGTCTTCACCGATTTCCGCACCGCCGAGAAGGAACACTCCGACCTGCTCAAGAAATTGATCGGGCAGATCGTCAAGCCAGAAGACGGCAAGTTTGCCGCGCTGGCTTCCGCGCTTTCTGAAAATGGCGTTCTGCTGTACGTCCCCAAGGGCGTGCAAGTGGAAGCCCCGCTTCATTCCGTGCTGTGGGGACCGGGCGGCGACCTCGCGCATTTCTCACATCTCATCGTCTATGTGGAAGATGGCGCTTCTGTGACTTACGTCCACGAAGCGGCATCGCCCGATGAGACTGGTCACGCCTTGCACGCCGGCATCGTCGAGTTGTACGTCGGCAATGATGCCAACCTGCGCTTTGTCGAATTACAGTCATGGGGCAGGCATGTGTGGAACTTCTCGCACGAGCGCGCCCGCGTGGAGCGCGGCGGGGAGCTCGACTGGATCTTTGGCGCGGTCGGCTCGCGGCTGACCAAGAACTTCTCCGATCTCGATCTGGCTGGTCAGGGCGCGCAGGGACGCATGTCCGGGTTCTATTTCACGGACGGCACCCAGCATCTCGACCACGATACCCAGCAGAACCACCTCGCCGCGAACTGCACCAGTGACCTGTTGTTCAAGGGCGCGCTCAAGGGTAAGAGCCGCTCCGTATGGCAGGGCATGATCTACGTTGCGCCCGGCGCGCAGAAGACCGACGGCTACCAAGCCAACCGCAACCTCGTCCTTGACGATCAGGCGCGCGCGGACTCGATTCCCGGGCTTGAAATTCTCGCGGACGATGTGCGCTGTACGCACGGCGCAACGGTCGGCAAACTGGAGCAGGAGCCGCTCTTCTATTTGAAGTCTCGCGGCATCCCCCAGCGCGAAGCGGAGCAGTTGGTCGTCGAAGGCTTCTTCGACCCGATCATGCAGCGCATCCCGTTCGAAGGCGTGCGCGAACGCTTCCAGCAGGCGATCCAGATCAAATTATCCAAGTAG
- a CDS encoding S-layer homology domain-containing protein: MAIFLLRAKYGDDYVPPAVGGSSGFNDVPAGSSTAPWIKQLAAENITGGCGNGNFCPNNPVTRSQMAIFLQRTFNLPLP; the protein is encoded by the coding sequence ATGGCAATCTTCCTGTTGAGAGCCAAGTATGGGGATGACTACGTTCCGCCTGCCGTGGGAGGCTCATCCGGTTTCAACGATGTGCCTGCAGGGAGCTCAACTGCGCCGTGGATCAAGCAGTTGGCGGCGGAAAATATCACCGGCGGCTGCGGGAATGGCAACTTCTGTCCGAATAACCCGGTCACCCGCTCACAGATGGCGATCTTCCTGCAACGCACTTTCAATCTACCGCTGCCGTAA
- a CDS encoding cysteine desulfurase — MTLNVYEIRKDFPILDRETQGGARVVYLDSTATSQKPVQVIEAMNAYYRRSNANIHRGVHTLAEEATAMYEGARERIAKFINAASSREIIYTRNTTESINLVAYSWARANLKAGDLVILTEMEHHSNLVPWHMLQMEHGIELEFIPVTEDGLLDLETYKSLLDRRPKLVSFTHMSNVLGTINPADEIIRLAHDAGAVTLVDGAQSVPHLSVDVQALDADFYAFSAHKMCGPTGIGILYGKSALLDAMPPFLGGGDMIKEVKLRSFRANSLPHKFEAGTPAIAEAVGFGAAVDYLSAVGMERIAAHEHDVTAYALDRLAEIPGVKLFGPSADKKGGVAAFILEGVHPHDVAQILDRDGIAVRAGHHCAQPLHEKFGIPATSRASFYLYTTKDEVDVLVTGLHKVKEMFE; from the coding sequence ATGACACTTAACGTATACGAAATCCGCAAAGATTTTCCGATCCTCGACCGCGAAACACAGGGCGGCGCGCGCGTCGTCTATTTGGATTCAACCGCCACGTCGCAAAAGCCCGTGCAGGTGATCGAGGCGATGAACGCTTATTACCGCCGTTCGAACGCCAACATTCATCGCGGCGTACACACGCTGGCGGAGGAAGCCACGGCGATGTACGAGGGCGCGCGCGAGCGCATCGCGAAATTCATCAATGCCGCCTCGTCACGCGAGATCATCTACACCCGCAACACCACCGAGTCGATCAACCTTGTGGCGTACTCGTGGGCGCGCGCGAATCTCAAGGCGGGCGACCTCGTCATCCTGACCGAGATGGAGCACCACTCGAACCTCGTCCCGTGGCACATGCTTCAGATGGAACACGGCATCGAGTTGGAATTCATCCCTGTGACGGAAGACGGTCTGCTCGATCTGGAGACGTACAAGTCGCTTCTGGACCGCCGCCCGAAACTGGTCTCGTTCACACACATGTCCAACGTCCTCGGCACGATCAACCCTGCCGATGAGATCATCCGGCTGGCGCATGATGCCGGCGCGGTCACGCTGGTGGACGGCGCGCAATCCGTGCCGCATTTGAGCGTGGATGTGCAAGCCCTCGATGCGGACTTTTACGCCTTTTCCGCGCACAAGATGTGCGGACCGACGGGCATCGGCATTTTGTATGGCAAATCCGCGTTGTTGGATGCCATGCCTCCGTTCCTCGGCGGCGGGGACATGATCAAGGAAGTCAAGCTGCGCTCGTTCCGCGCCAATTCCCTGCCGCATAAATTCGAAGCGGGGACGCCTGCGATCGCGGAAGCTGTCGGGTTTGGCGCGGCTGTGGATTATCTCTCAGCCGTCGGCATGGAACGAATCGCTGCGCACGAGCATGATGTCACTGCATATGCGTTGGATCGTCTGGCGGAGATCCCCGGTGTGAAGTTGTTCGGTCCATCCGCGGATAAAAAGGGCGGCGTGGCGGCATTCATTCTTGAAGGCGTGCATCCACATGATGTAGCGCAGATTTTGGATCGGGATGGCATTGCCGTGCGGGCGGGACATCACTGTGCCCAGCCTCTGCATGAGAAGTTTGGCATTCCCGCCACCAGCCGCGCTTCCTTCTATTTGTACACGACGAAGGATGAGGTGGATGTGCTGGTGACCGGGCTGCATAAAGTGAAGGAAATGTTTGAATAA
- the sufB gene encoding Fe-S cluster assembly protein SufB: MSDDTKILEEIGEYKYGFHDRDDNYTFKSEKGLSREVVENISRMKGEPQWMLDFRLKALEHFLARPMPNWGPDLGTLDLDNIYYYVKPTEKQEKSWDDVPDDIKRTFDRLGVPEAEQKFLAGLGAQYESEMVYHSIQKHLEEQGVIFLSIEDGLRQHPDLFREYFGTVIPIEDNKFAALNSAVWSGGSFVYVPKDVKVDLPLQAYFRLNTANVGQFERTLIIVDEGASVHYVEGCTAPQYTTDSFHSGVIEIIVKKGARSRYSTIQNWSTNVYNLVTQRAKVFENATHEWVDANLGSKVTMKYPSCYLMEPGAHGEMLSMAFAGTGQIQDAGSKMVHFAPNTTSKITSKSISKSGGRASYRGLLKVYKGAKGVKSNVVCDALLLDPQSRSDTYPYIEIDEDDVTIGHEASVSKVGEEQLFYLMSRGLSEEEATTMVVSGFIEPLVKELPMEYAVEMNRLIQLQMEGSIG, encoded by the coding sequence ATGTCTGACGATACCAAGATCCTTGAAGAGATCGGCGAGTACAAATACGGTTTTCACGACCGTGACGATAACTATACTTTCAAATCTGAAAAAGGTTTGAGCCGTGAGGTGGTTGAAAATATCTCGCGCATGAAGGGCGAGCCGCAGTGGATGCTCGACTTCCGCCTCAAGGCGCTGGAGCATTTTCTGGCGCGCCCCATGCCCAATTGGGGACCTGACCTCGGCACGCTCGACCTCGATAACATTTACTACTACGTCAAACCGACCGAAAAACAGGAAAAATCCTGGGACGATGTCCCCGACGACATCAAACGCACCTTCGATAGGCTGGGCGTCCCCGAAGCTGAGCAGAAGTTCCTCGCCGGTTTGGGCGCGCAGTATGAATCGGAGATGGTTTATCACTCCATTCAGAAGCACCTCGAAGAGCAGGGCGTGATCTTCCTGTCTATTGAAGACGGCTTGCGACAGCATCCCGACCTGTTCCGCGAATACTTCGGGACGGTCATTCCCATCGAAGATAATAAATTCGCCGCGTTGAACAGCGCAGTCTGGTCGGGCGGCTCGTTCGTGTACGTGCCCAAGGACGTCAAAGTGGATCTGCCGCTTCAGGCATACTTCCGCCTCAACACCGCCAACGTCGGTCAGTTCGAACGCACGCTTATCATCGTGGACGAAGGCGCGTCGGTGCATTACGTCGAAGGCTGTACCGCGCCGCAGTACACCACCGACTCGTTCCACTCTGGCGTGATCGAGATCATCGTCAAGAAGGGCGCCCGTTCGCGCTACTCGACCATCCAGAACTGGTCTACCAACGTCTACAACCTCGTCACCCAGCGCGCCAAAGTGTTCGAGAACGCCACGCACGAATGGGTGGATGCCAACCTCGGCTCGAAGGTCACGATGAAATATCCGTCCTGCTATCTAATGGAACCCGGCGCTCACGGCGAAATGCTCTCGATGGCGTTCGCAGGCACCGGTCAGATTCAGGATGCGGGCTCCAAGATGGTGCACTTCGCCCCGAACACCACCAGCAAGATCACCTCCAAGTCCATCAGCAAGAGCGGCGGACGCGCCTCCTATCGCGGTCTGCTCAAGGTCTACAAGGGCGCGAAGGGCGTCAAGTCTAACGTTGTCTGCGACGCGCTCTTGCTCGACCCGCAATCCCGTTCCGACACCTATCCCTACATCGAAATTGACGAAGACGATGTCACCATCGGGCACGAAGCCTCCGTCAGCAAAGTGGGTGAGGAGCAGCTCTTCTATCTCATGTCGCGCGGTCTCAGCGAAGAGGAAGCCACCACCATGGTCGTCTCCGGCTTCATCGAGCCGCTCGTGAAAGAACTCCCGATGGAATACGCAGTCGAAATGAATCGACTCATCCAGCTTCAAATGGAAGGTAGCATCGGTTAA
- a CDS encoding SBBP repeat-containing protein: MTHNRISKTFFNLLLLSFLISMVMHPVPAVTASAKTAETGAMADDQMPSLPEGISSEDWSQIEALLPAAVASQQAYLKASNNPVLIWNTFLVTGNYSSGDGSAIATDGNGAIFVTGQSSGTWGVPIQNYSGNGDAFVAKIDASGILQWNTFIGGSEYDSGNSIVTDVNGNIYILGSSNSTWGSPILTYKGNSDIYIAKLNSDGVLQWNTFLGSSGGVDKGSDVVLDENGNIYVTGYSTATWGSPIRAYFGSGQDGFAAKLNPNGT, encoded by the coding sequence ATGACTCACAATCGAATTTCCAAAACGTTTTTCAATCTATTGCTGTTATCTTTTCTAATTAGCATGGTGATGCATCCCGTCCCAGCAGTCACTGCCTCGGCAAAAACGGCTGAAACTGGCGCCATGGCGGACGACCAGATGCCTTCCCTGCCGGAGGGGATCAGCTCCGAAGATTGGAGTCAGATCGAAGCACTCCTGCCCGCGGCTGTTGCATCACAGCAGGCGTACCTAAAAGCCTCCAATAACCCAGTATTGATTTGGAATACTTTCCTTGTCACAGGCAACTATAGTAGTGGTGATGGCAGTGCTATCGCAACAGACGGGAATGGTGCTATTTTCGTCACAGGGCAAAGTTCAGGTACTTGGGGAGTACCCATACAAAATTATAGTGGCAACGGTGATGCATTTGTCGCCAAAATAGATGCGAGCGGTATCCTACAATGGAATACCTTCATTGGTGGAAGTGAATATGATAGTGGGAACAGCATCGTAACAGATGTTAATGGAAATATTTATATTCTGGGAAGTAGCAATTCCACATGGGGATCACCTATACTCACCTATAAGGGTAACTCGGACATCTACATCGCGAAACTAAATTCTGATGGTGTATTACAGTGGAACACTTTCCTTGGCAGTAGTGGAGGGGTTGATAAAGGCTCTGACGTTGTGTTAGACGAGAATGGAAATATTTATGTAACAGGATATAGCACTGCTACATGGGGATCTCCTATTCGGGCTTATTTTGGTAGTGGGCAGGACGGCTTTGCAGCAAAACTCAATCCCAATGGCACTTAA